The Staphylococcus equorum genome has a segment encoding these proteins:
- a CDS encoding CopG family transcriptional regulator, with amino-acid sequence MVRTKVGITLTEDTLKRLEEIAEQMGLSKSQAISMLINNEYLSKYQSEDKIFKA; translated from the coding sequence ATGGTTCGTACAAAAGTAGGTATAACTTTAACTGAAGATACTTTGAAAAGACTTGAAGAAATTGCAGAACAAATGGGCTTAAGTAAGTCCCAGGCTATTTCTATGTTGATTAATAACGAGTATTTAAGTAAGTATCAAAGCGAAGATAAAATATTTAAGGCATAA